From a single Candidatus Cetobacterium colombiensis genomic region:
- a CDS encoding DUF523 domain-containing protein — MENLLNRKLRLGIAACQFGAKVRYNGKGIDLTQYLGRDRGQFIWTPVCPEVMSGMGVPRPSIKLSGGNGFDFWKNEANVKNKEGQNKNEMIKKGALACLETLERANIDAYIFMEGSPSCGVYRTSLKNQRLGNPPGVFGALLLEKNIFLISSIDLQSPVRWWDWKRRLVAFVWIKEQNINSKEILKEIWDKVKYVLYELHEEEAKVIRDKIRELLKSSEEPDAEFYETIKLEILNLLRKPAELENIKRCLWANYVNLKNKENIEVEEIYEPHVLRNMTHIAQELLGIEIEVRKKNLLFRSSPINYKPDR, encoded by the coding sequence ATGGAAAATCTTTTAAATAGAAAACTTCGATTAGGTATTGCTGCATGTCAATTTGGTGCTAAGGTAAGATACAACGGAAAAGGAATTGACCTTACTCAATACTTAGGAAGAGATCGTGGACAATTTATTTGGACGCCTGTTTGTCCTGAGGTAATGAGTGGAATGGGTGTTCCTAGACCTAGCATAAAACTTTCTGGTGGAAATGGTTTTGATTTTTGGAAAAATGAAGCAAATGTAAAAAATAAAGAGGGACAAAATAAAAATGAAATGATAAAAAAAGGAGCTCTCGCATGTTTAGAAACTTTAGAAAGGGCTAATATAGATGCCTATATTTTTATGGAAGGAAGTCCATCTTGTGGAGTTTATAGAACAAGTCTTAAAAATCAGCGTCTTGGTAATCCTCCTGGAGTTTTTGGAGCCTTACTTCTAGAAAAAAATATTTTTTTAATTAGTTCAATTGATTTACAAAGTCCAGTTAGATGGTGGGATTGGAAGAGACGACTTGTTGCTTTTGTTTGGATAAAAGAACAAAATATTAATTCAAAAGAAATTTTAAAAGAGATTTGGGATAAAGTTAAATATGTTTTATATGAATTGCATGAAGAAGAAGCTAAAGTTATTAGAGATAAAATAAGAGAACTTTTAAAATCTTCTGAAGAACCAGATGCAGAGTTTTATGAAACTATTAAATTAGAAATTTTAAATTTACTTAGAAAACCAGCTGAATTAGAAAATATAAAAAGATGCTTATGGGCTAACTATGTGAATTTAAAAAATAAAGAGAATATTGAAGTAGAGGAAATTTATGAACCTCATGTTTTAAGAAATATGACACATATTGCTCAAGAACTTTTAGGAATAGAAATCGAAGTTCGTAAAAAGAATCTTCTTTTTAGAAGTTCTCCTATTAATTACAAACCTGATAGATAA